A genomic region of Colletotrichum destructivum chromosome 5, complete sequence contains the following coding sequences:
- a CDS encoding Putative Zinc finger, CCCH-type: MNNYYPYGYSPYPGQAPAQQQQEPYFPIMPPFPPQVASYPPHTNTFEARPQPPDSYDQNQTMIPGLGYNHLQGFGWSQPQQQQQQQQQQPAAAQVPFQQSWQPPREGPNLISAAQYYQPNNAPKSQAPMGSETLPPTVPRGPAKPTTDDAEEGELSDGELEDVYEPQETVRSGRDTRATTNATAQNGNSSVGRAATSWYGDLRDGGMKVPAPADIDERERTRSYSPHLSPNEVHSRTAANDQHNDSPRTQAFGSKATQSSTALAGQQSGKKALEDARQRAQSAVLSLWPLGVRHQDYVDEGIDKNVVKELFNELKLDSGTSSQFAIPGLSVTAQLPGLSQSYSQSSSQPNSASTLTATLKPTNKAAPTVAKSAGEERKDRIARLLAAKNAKPAPSALNNGAPAAGASDKVLIQQQKQDALQKSREARAQKAAERKGSLQASQSKETSPASSIRGPPSTTNITLATPSTAQQAQVASSQQSASQVAPVSTIPGLFMSTPQSAPINNQRKRPVAADFVSNSNVNKRPFGPTRPDEPFVIDVSDVSDDEDVEMEIGSPTDEPASIQRTDTPSRKTASFRDFPPLREGIPQRQLSSPAPSNVATPQSGILGAQPKQAHLEVMDKQIEAMKRKIALAEARAKLKAVMNNQAGGQKSNGQTPDVAVDSDSGKPAIRRVQSMDASSASDQLNGQASPVIAEPSSSMRLPKLSVKRVEGDSTRAQKLRVVSTNLPLIENRLQAKKSKLRLLQSQMSRLEKEIEEEIAEKQKLSEEMEQLNQDSDESEEPQNQLKSNSVDPVVTQTSTGSQSNVQSPSVVATAPTDQSAGMITSASADAAAAARPFRSPSTDHGEKVPTPTRQVAVTGKAATSPLEAPTSTDNQVTTAAVAEVPVGHVIAGDDEESQPATSDDASDVVMGESDSSSSLEQDRESSSDAYEPPENVAPSAATKSPSIGLAVADSTVSLANSDTDLQQPSSRASPVPQQISVGVNESTPEQGVDAVREAPPVAQSTIESSSGDGFTPYESPLQYFRAYRYHPKFAETVPGGLRSLTYSNRIDPNLPICPDELAGRDCPRGADCIYQHFESMKLPDDQILLQLGGTTLEGPERAQFNDGLRKLLQEMRSQNIKDFSSIAQGIVDYRNRFTSDPSKMLPLGNASN, from the exons ATGAACAATTACTACCCATACGGGTACTCGCCCTACCCGGGTCAGGCGCCTGcgcaacaacagcaagaaCCCTACTTCCCAATCATGCCGCCTTTTCCTCCCCAAGTGGCGTCCTACCCTCCGCACACAAACACCTTTGAAGCTCGTCCCCAGCCACCGGATTCATACGACCAAAACCAGACGATGATCCCTGGCCTCGGATACAATCATCTTCAAGGCTTTGGTTGGTCCCAgccgcaacagcaacagcaacagcaacagcagcagccagcggCAGCTCAGGTCCCCTTCCAGCAATCGTGGCAGCCTCCGCGCGAGGGACCTAACCTCATTTCAGCAGCGCAATACTATCAGCCGAATAATGCGCCCAAATCTCAGGCACCCATGGGTTCGGAAACACTCCCTCCCACTGTGCCTAGGGGCCCCGCTAAGCCGAcgaccgacgacgccgaggagggcgagctgAGTGATGGCGAACTTGAGGATGTCTACGAACCGCAAGAGACCGTTCGCTCCGGTAGAGACACCCGGGCAACTACGAATGCGACCGCGCAGAATGGCAACAGCTCTGTCGGACGCGCAGCCACCAGCTGGTACGGCGATCTTAGGGACGGTGGGATGAAGGTTCCCGCGCCTGCGGATATTGATG AACGAGAGCGGACCCGATCCTACTCCCCCCACCTGTCTCCTAACGAAGTCCATTCGCGCACGGCTGCAAACGACCAACACAACGACTCCCCTCGAACACAGGCGTTCGGTAGCAAGGCTACCCAGTCTTCCACGGCCCTGGCCGGTCAGCAGTCGGGCAAGAAAGCTTTGGAGGACGCTCGGCAGAGAGCCCAGTCGGCAGTTCTCAGCCTATGGCCCCTTGGTGTCCGCCACCAGGATTATGTTGACGAGGGTATCGACAAAAATGTTGTCAAAGAACTCTTCAACGAGCTGAAACTGGATTCCGGCACTTCCAGCCAGTTCGCCATTCCAGGTCTTTCGGTCACCGCGCAGTTACCAGGACTTTCCCAGTCCTACAGCCAGTCCAGCTCTCAGCCTAACAGTGCATCTACCTTGACGGCAACATTGAAACCTACGAACAAAGCGGCACCCACAGTGGCCAAATCAGctggagaggagagaaaggatCGGATCGCTCGTTTGTTGGCAGCAAAGAATGCGAAGCCCGCACCTTCGGCTCTCAACAACGGGGCACCGGCTGCGGGCGCGAGCGACAAGGTGCTTATCCAACAACAGAAGCAGGATGCCCTCCAGAAATCTCGCGAAGCCAGGGCccagaaggcggccgagcgCAAGGGATCTTTGCAGGCTTCTCAGTCAAAAGAAACGTCCCCAGCATCGTCGATTCGAGGTCCACCCTCGACAACCAATATCACATTGGCCACCCCGTCCACAGCCCAACAAGCTCAGGTTGCTTCCTCTCAGCAATCGGCTTCCCAAGTTGCTCCCGTATCGACTATCCCTGGTCTTTTCATGTCTACTCCTCAATCTGCTCCTATCAACAACCAACGGAAACGACCAGTTGCCGCTGACTTTGTATCCAACTCAAACGTCAACAAGCGGCCCTTCGGCCCCACACGACCAGACGAGCCCTTTGTCATTGATGTCAGCGACGTTTCTGACGATGAAGATGTTGAAATGGAGATAGGATCTCCGACCGACGAGCCAGCGAGCATTCAGCGTACCGACACACCGTCTCGGAAGACGGCGTCTTTTCGTGACTTCCCTCCGCTAAGAGAGGGTATTCCCCAGCGCCAACTCTCTAGCCCAGCCCCTAGCAATGTCGCTACGCCTCAGTCTGGTATCCTGGGCGCTCAACCGAAGCAGGCGCATCTTGAAGTCATGGACAAACAGATCGAGGCGATGAAGCGAAAGATTGCTTTGGCCGAAGCTCGCGCCAAATTGAAGGCTGTTATGAACAACCAGGCAGGTGGTCAGAAGTCTAATGGACAGACGCCAGATGTCGCTGTTGATTCAGACAGTGGCAAGCCGGCTATTCGACGAGTTCAGTCCATGGATGCGTCCAGTGCATCTGACCAGCTTAATGGCCAGGCGTCCCCTGTAATCGCCGAGCCCAGCAGTTCCATGCGTCTGCCCAAGCTGTCAGTCAAGCGCGTCGAGGGTGACTCGACCCGCGCTCAAAAGCTCCGCGTGGTCAGCACCAACCTGCCTCTCATCGAGAATCGACTAcaggcgaagaagagcaagCTTCGTCTCCTCCAGTCACAGATGTCCCGtctggagaaggagattgAAGAGGAGATCGCGGAGAAACAGAAGCTGTCAGAGGAGATGGAACAGCTCAACCAGGACTCGGACGAGTCAGAGGAGCCTCAAAACCAGCTCAAGAGCAATTCTG TGGATCCAGTTGTCACTCAGACGTCGACAGGGTCCCAGTCCAACGTGCAAAGCCCGTCGGTTGTTGCCACCGCCCCTACAGATCAGAGTGCCGGCATGATAACCTCAGCCTCTgctgacgccgccgccgccgctcgccCCTTCCGGTCCCCGTCGACAGATCATGGCGAGAAAGTCCCCACTCCTACACGACAAGTCGCGGTCACTGGTAAAGCCGCAACAAGCCCCCTTGAAGCCCCCACTTCCACAGACAACCAAGTaactactgctgctgttgctgaggTTCCTGTCGGCCACGTCATCGCGGGTGACGACGAAGAGTCGCAGCCTGCTACGAGTGACGATGCCTCTGATGTTGTCATGGGCGAGTCCGATAGTTCGAGCTCTCTCGAGCAAGACCGAGAGTCGTCCTCGGACGCCTACGAACCCCCTGAGAACGTAGCTCCCTCAGCCGCGACAAAGTCCCCATCCATCGGACTGGCAGTGGCAGACAGCACCGTCTCGCTGGCCAACAGTGACACTGACTTGCAGCAACCAAGTTCTAGAGCCTCGCCGGTTCCCCAGCAGATCTCTGTGGGGGTCAATGAGTCGACTCCCGAACAGGGAGTTGATGCTGTGAGAGAA GCCCCTCCCGTTGCACAAAGCACGATTGAGTCCTCGTCTGGCGACGGCTTCACCCCTTACGAAAGTCCGCTCCAGTATTTCCGTGCTTACCGATATCATCCCAAATTTGCTGAAACCGTCCCTGGCGGGCTGCGGTCCCTCACCTATAGCAACAGGATCGATCCGAACCTCCCCATCTGCCCGGATGAACTGGCCGGGCGCGACTGTCCTAGGGGTGCTGACTGCATTTACCAGCATTTTGAGTCGATGAAGCTGCCGG ACGACCAAATCCTCCTCCAGCTGGGCGGCACTACACTCGAAGGGCCCGAAAGGGCACAGTTTAACGATGGATTGCGGAAGCTGCTTCAAGAAATGAGGTCGCAGAACATCAAGGACTTTTCTAGCATTGCACAAGGCATTGTCGACTACCGCAATCGCTTCACTAGCGATCCGTCAAAGATGCTGCCTCTTGGCAACGCTTCGAACTAG
- a CDS encoding Putative RTA-like protein, with translation MATTGLSARYYLEIILEEYGYTFANPPPKEIISSITAQYAEWMPVFCYEEPRSVYCEGVQSFYMYRIALVPNVLFVTLFALSLTAFVATYAVTRRGLAFNIAMGLGVTTEIVGYVGRIMSYNNQWEEAGFMIQVCTLTIAPAFLAAGIYLCLRRIVTAFGPDNSRIPPEWYTRIFIPCDLVSLVLQAVGGALASVANHRREPTRTGENVMIAGLAFQVLTMLLFMIVAADFALRTYLRARHAHLPNLSVALDNHLAMVRLRASRRFKAFLAALAIATGCIFFRCVFRVIELSGGWTGSLMARQDLFVAFEGVMVAAAVLSLNSFHPALCSKELLEPPARKAPVERPPRAEPGPKLVNLILDDDEIQPPRR, from the exons ATGGCGACGACCGGGCTGAGCGCAAGGTACTACCTCGAGATCATTCTCGAGGAGTACGGCTACACCTTCGCGAACCCGCCGCCAAAGGAAATCATAAGCAGCATCACAGCACAGTACGCCGAATGGATGCCCGTTTTCTGCTATGAGGAACCGCGTAGCGTGTACTGCGAGGGGGTGCAGTCGTTCTACATGTACCGCATCGCTCTTGTCCCGAACGTCCTCTTTGTCACCCTCTTTGCCCTGTCGCTCACCGCCTTCGTGGCCACCTACGCCGTCACCCGCCGCGGCCTGGCGTTCAACATCGCCATGGGCCTGGGCGTCACAACCGAGATCGTCGGGTACGTTGGGAGGATCATGAGCTATAACAACCAGTGGGAGGAGGCCGGCTTCATGATCCAGGTCTGCACTCTCACCATCGCCCCGGCGTTCCTGGCTGCCGGTATCTACCTCTGCCTACGCCGGATCGTGACGGCGTTTGGACCAGATAACTCGAGAATCCCACCGGAGTGGTATACCAGAATC TTCATCCCCTGCGACCTGGTCTCCCTGGTTctccaggccgtcggcggtgctCTCGCCTCCGTCGCCAACCACCGCCGCGAGCCGACGCGCACCGGCGAAAACGTCATgatcgccggcctcgccttcCAAGTCCTCACCATGCTCCTCTTCATgatcgtcgccgccgacttcGCTCTGCGCACCTATCTCCGCGCTCGCCACGCTCACCTGCCCAACCTctccgtcgccctcgacaaccaCCTGGCCATGGTGCGCCTGCGCGCGTCTCGCCGCTTCAAGGCCtttctcgccgccctcgccatcgccaccgGCTGCATCTTCTTCCGCTGCGTCTTCCGCGTCATCGAGCTGAGCGGCGGCTGGACGGGGTCCCTGATGGCGCGCCAGGacctcttcgtcgccttTGAGGGCGtcatggtcgccgccgccgtgctgtCGCTCAACTCCTTCCATCCGGCACTCTGCAGCAAGGAGCTACtcgagccgccggcgcgcAAGGCGCCTGTCGAGAGACCACCCAGAGCGGAGCCGGGCCCCAAGTTGGTGAACTTGatccttgacgacgacgagatccaACCGCCCCGCCGATAG